In bacterium, a single genomic region encodes these proteins:
- a CDS encoding cyclic nucleotide-binding domain-containing protein, whose translation MADHTEHLKKVPLFAGIPEAQLHRIANGVKERKFERGASIVSAGDPGHGFYLIVHGEAEVKRDGRTIRTLGPGDYFGELALVRETPRTATVVAKEPTTCLALTRWDFKGILDANPAIAIRLLETVASRIQEDEATR comes from the coding sequence GTGGCCGATCACACCGAGCATCTCAAGAAGGTTCCGCTGTTCGCGGGGATCCCGGAGGCACAACTCCACCGGATCGCAAACGGCGTCAAGGAGCGCAAATTCGAGCGCGGGGCTTCGATCGTCTCGGCCGGCGACCCCGGGCATGGATTCTATCTCATCGTTCACGGCGAGGCCGAGGTCAAGCGGGACGGCCGGACGATCCGCACGTTAGGGCCGGGCGATTATTTCGGGGAACTGGCGCTCGTCCGGGAAACGCCCCGTACCGCGACGGTCGTCGCGAAAGAACCCACGACCTGCCTGGCGCTGACGCGGTGGGACTTCAAGGGCATCCTCGACGCCAACCCGGCGATTGCGATTCGCCTCCTGGAGACGGTAGCCAGCCGCATTCAGGAAGACGAAGCAACCCGCTAG